One part of the Cyprinus carpio isolate SPL01 chromosome A25, ASM1834038v1, whole genome shotgun sequence genome encodes these proteins:
- the LOC109051185 gene encoding E3 ubiquitin-protein ligase znrf1-like has translation MGGKQSTAGRPRGAFPGVSTDDSAVPPSAHFGHYRPGGTMGLRSRSVSSVAGMGIDHSATVPFGFYTPRGTDSDRAGGGSGSDPAHSGNGYQETGGGHHTDGMLYLGPRASLADTLPLHIAPRWFSAHSGFKCPVCSKSVASNEMEVHFIMCLSKPRLSYNDDVLSRDAGECVICLEELQQGDTIARLPCLCIYHKSCIDSWFEINRSCPEHPSD, from the exons ATGGGGGGCAAACAGAGTACGGCGGGGCGGCCCCGGGGAGCTTTTCCCGGTGTCTCGACAGATGACAGCGCGGTGCCACCCTCGGCCCACTTTGGGCACTACCGGCCAGGTGGCACGATGGGACTGCGCAGCCGCTCGGTGAGCTCCGTGGCGGGGATGGGCATAGATCACAGCGCCACGGTGCCCTTCGGGTTTTACACCCCCAGAGGAACAGACTCGGACAGAGCTGGAGGGGGGTCTGGCTCGGATCCCGCTCATAGCGGGAATGGATACCAAGAAACGGGCGGGGGGCACCACACGGACGGTATGCTTTACCTGGGACCCCGGGCGTCGTTGGCAGACACGTTGCCCCTGCACATTGCTCCCCGATGGTTTAGCGCTCATAGCG GATTCAAGTGTCCTGTCTGCTCCAAATCAGTGGCATCCAATGAGATGGAGGTTCACTTCATCATGTGTCTGAGCAAGCCTCGCCTCTCCTATAATG ATGACGTGTTGTCAAGAGATGCAGGAGAATGTGTAATATGTCTGGAGGAGCTACAGCAGGGAGACACCATCGCTAGACTGCCGTGCCTCTGTATCTATCACAAAAG CTGTATAGACTCCTGGTTTGAGATCAACCGCTCCTGCCCTGAACATCCTTCAGACTGA